One Dictyoglomus turgidum DSM 6724 DNA window includes the following coding sequences:
- a CDS encoding helix-turn-helix domain-containing protein, with protein sequence MFTFWKICIKIYLSGKSKVREMDEDKEIKIISERLKEVREKRGLTKKELALKIGVSPSTITRYEEEGRVPKLTILKRISEVLDVSIDYLLGKEEVKIATCLSYGDLSDLPEPAIKSIEEFVDFVRKKYGKK encoded by the coding sequence ATGTTTACATTTTGGAAAATATGTATTAAAATATACCTAAGTGGAAAAAGTAAGGTGAGAGAGATGGACGAGGACAAAGAAATAAAGATCATAAGTGAAAGACTCAAAGAAGTTCGTGAAAAAAGAGGACTAACTAAAAAAGAACTTGCTCTGAAAATAGGAGTATCTCCCTCCACAATAACAAGATATGAAGAGGAAGGAAGAGTACCAAAGCTTACTATATTAAAAAGAATCTCTGAAGTGCTTGATGTTTCCATAGACTATCTCCTTGGAAAGGAAGAGGTAAAAATTGCAACATGTCTCTCTTATGGAGATCTTTCTGACCTTCCTGAACCCGCAATAAAAAGCATTGAAGAATTCGTTGATTTTGTAAGAAAGAAGTATGGAAAAAAATAA
- a CDS encoding ImmA/IrrE family metallo-endopeptidase produces the protein MLSNLLEMVEEEGIHLEWWDFKEPISAVYLEMEGVKVIGLRRDINRSKKEFKCALAEELGHYFTGSTYSDRKPENYREEIEISRKEYRAMKWKVSYLIPEEEFLEAVRKGITEVWQLAEYFDLPEELIKFYLKLPKVQESLGG, from the coding sequence ATGCTTTCTAATCTTCTTGAGATGGTAGAGGAAGAAGGTATTCATTTAGAATGGTGGGACTTTAAGGAACCAATTTCCGCAGTTTATTTAGAGATGGAAGGGGTAAAGGTTATAGGGTTAAGAAGGGATATTAATAGAAGCAAAAAAGAGTTTAAATGTGCACTGGCAGAAGAGCTTGGACACTACTTTACAGGATCAACTTACAGTGATAGGAAGCCAGAAAATTACAGAGAAGAGATTGAAATATCAAGAAAAGAATATAGAGCAATGAAATGGAAAGTATCTTATCTTATTCCTGAGGAAGAATTTTTAGAGGCAGTAAGGAAAGGAATAACAGAAGTTTGGCAATTAGCTGAATATTTTGATTTACCTGAAGAATTAATAAAATTTTATTTAAAGCTTCCTAAGGTGCAGGAAAGTTTAGGAGGGTGA